The Acomys russatus chromosome 3, mAcoRus1.1, whole genome shotgun sequence genome has a window encoding:
- the Tgm1 gene encoding protein-glutamine gamma-glutamyltransferase K codes for MEGPRSDVGRWRGNRWQPPTTPSPEPEPEPEPDRGSRSRRRGARSFWARCCGCCSCGNRADDDWGPDPSGSRSRGSSSRGGRRPESRGDRRPESRGSGVNAAGDGTIREGMLVVTGVDLLCSRSDQNRREHHTDEFEYDDLIVRRGQPFHMILFLNREYESSDRIALELLIGNSPEVGKGTHVIIPVGKGGRDGWKAQVTRNNGHNLNLRVHTSPNAIIGKFQFTVRTHSEAGEFQLPFDPRNEIYILFNPWCPEDIVYVDHEDWRQEYVLNESGRIYYGTEAQIGERTWNYGQFDHGVLDACLYILDRRGMPYGGRGDPVSVCRVISAMVNSLDDNGVLIGNWTGDYSRGTNPSAWVGSVEILLSYLRTGYSVPYGQCWVFAGVTTTVLRCLGFATRTVTNFNSAHDTDTSLTMDIYFDENMKPLEHLNHDSVWNFHVWNDCWMKRPDLPSGFDGWQVVDATPQETSSGIFCCGPCSVESIKNGLVYMKYDTPFIFAEVNSDKVYWQRQDDGSFKIVYVEEKAIGTLIVTKAISSNMREDITHTYKHPEGSEAERKAVERAAAHGSKPNVYASRDSAEDVAMQVEAQDAVMGQDLAVSVVLTNRGSSRRTVKLHLYLSVTFYTGVTGPTFKETKKEVTLAPGASDSVTMPVAYKEYKPHLVDQGAMLLNVSGHVKESGQVLAKQHTFRLRTPDLSLTLLGAAVVGQECEVQIVFKNPLPVTLTNVVFRLEGSGLQRPKVLNVGDIGGNETVTLRQTFVPVRPGPRQLIASLDSPQLSQVHGVIQVDVAPASGGGGFSDAGGDSRFGENIPMASRGGA; via the exons ATGGAAGGTCCTCGCTCAGACGTGGGGCGCTGGCGTGGGAACCGCTGGCAGCCCCCTACCACACCTTCACCAGAGccggagccagagccagagccagacagAGGCTCGCGCTCCAGGCGAAGAGGGGCCCGCTCCTTCTGGGCtcgctgctgtggctgctgctcctgcGGAAACAGAGCCGATGATGACTGGGGGCCTGACCCTTCTGGGTCCAGAAGTCGAGGGTCCAGCTCTCGGGGTGGCCGAAGACCGGAGTCTCGGGGTGACCGAAGACCAGAGTCTCGAGGCAGTGGCGTAAATGCAGCTGGAGATGGCACCATCCGAG AGGGAATGCTAGTTGTGACCGGCGTGGATCTGCTGTGCTCACGGTCAGACCAGAACCGCAGAGAGCACCACACGGACGAGTTTGAATACGATGATCTGATTGTGCGCCGGGGGCAGCCCTTCCACATGATCCTTTTCCTGAACCGGGAATATGAGTCTTCTGACCGCATTGCCTTAGAGCTTCTCATCG GAAACAGTCCCGAGGTGGGCAAGGGTACCCACGTGATCATCCCGGTGGgtaagggaggcagagatggctgGAAGGCCCAAGTGACCAGGAACAATGGACACAACTTAAACCTACGAGTCCATACCTCCCCTAATGCCATCATCGGCAAATTTCAATTCACTGTCCGTACGCACTCAGAAGCTGGAGAGTTCCAGTTGCCCTTTGACCCCCGAAATGAGATCTACATCCTCTTCAACCCCTGGTGCCCAG AGGACATAGTGTACGTGGACCATGAGGACTGGCGACAAGAATATGTGCTTAATGAGTCTGGAAGAATCTACTATGGAACAGAAGCACAGATTGGCGAGCGGACCTGGAATTATGGCCAG ttTGACCATGGAGTGCTGGATGCCTGCCTGTACATCTTGGATCGAAGGGGGATGCCATATGGAGGTCGTGGGGACCCAGTCAGTGTCTGTCGGGTCATCTCTGCCATG GTGAACTCCCTGGATGACAATGGAGTTCTGATTGGGAACTGGACCGGCGACTACTCTCGAGGCACCAACCCCTCAGCGTGGGTGGGCAGCGTGGAGATCCTGCTTAGCTACCTACGCACCGGCTACTCCGTCCCCTATGGCCAGTGTTGGGTCTTTGCTGGTGTTACCACCACAG TGCTACGATGCCTGGGCTTTGCTACCCGTACTGTCACCAACTTCAACTCTGCGCACGACACAGACACCTCGCTCACTATGGACATCTACTTTGACGAGAACATGAAACCCCTCGAACATCTGAACCATGACTCTGTTTG GAACTTCCATGTGTGGAATGACTGCTGGATGAAGAGACCAGACCTGCCCTCAGGCTTTGACGGGTGGCAGGTTGTGGACGCCACGCCCCAGGAGACCAGCAGTG GCATCTTCTGCTGTGGCCCCTGCTCCGTGGAGTCCATCAAGAACGGCTTAGTCTACATGAAGTATGACACTCCCTTCATTTTTGCTGAG GTGAATAGTGATAAGGTGTACTGGCAGCGACAGGATGACGGCAGCTTCAAGATTGTGTATGTGGAGGAAAAAGCCATCGGCACGCTCATTGTTACAAAGGCGATCAGCTCCAACATGCGAGAGGACATCACCCACACCTATAAGCACCCAGAAG GCTCAGAAGCAGAGCGGAAGGCTGTAGAAAGGGCTGCTGCCCATGGCAGCAAACCCAACGTGTATGCCAGCCGGGATTCTGCTGAGGATGTGGCAATGCAGGTGGAGGCACAGGACGCTGTGATGGGGCAGGATCTGGCAGTCTCTGTGGTGTTGACCAATCGGGGCAGTAGCCGACGCACTGTGAAGCTGCACCTCTACCTCTCTGTCACTTTCTACACTGGTGTCACTGGGCCTACCTTCAAGGAGACCAAGAAGGAAGTGACACTAGCCCCAGGAGCCT CGGATTCTGTGACCATGCCTGTGGCCTACAAGGAATACAAGCCCCACCTTGTGGACCAGGGGGCCATGTTGCTCAATGTCTCAGGCCACGTCAAGGAGAGTGGGCAGGTCCTAGCCAAGCAGCACACCTTCCGCTTGCGCACCCCAGACCTCTCTCTTACG ttaCTGGGAGCAGCAGTAGTCGGCCAAGAATGTGAAGTACAGATCGTGTTCAAGAACCCGCTGCCTGTCACCCTCACAAACGTGGTCTTCCGGCTCGAAGGTTCTGGGTTACAAAGACCCAAGGTCCTCAACGTTGG GGACAT